AATAGCAGATAATAAACATATTAAGTAGATTTTACAACTTGTTTTCATTAACAATATCTTGAATAGAAGCGcactttgtatttgtttgttaggGTAACGTGAGTTACGTTATCAGAttgcttttttcaagtaactttttagttaatCTGCAATTATTTAATAACAGTAAGATATGCTTCATGCTTTTAATCCCATATTATTAACCAATGTCTCTGCCAAAGTAACGTATCACTGAAGAAACTTTACTTTTCTAAAAACAAAGACTTAGATgtgtaccttttatttttttatagagtttttagtcattttatatgtactgtatttagttattttgcatttttattatatctTAGTTCAAACACAGCCAATCAAATGCATGGACGGTTATGTGCTGACagtgaacatgcattataaacaaGTCCACGTTTGCACTTCAAACCAATGCTCGGCGcttttaccacacacacacacacacacactcattcagacTTGTGTCTACACTGTATATTTAATGTGCaatatgttttatttcaaattgcaTGTCATTAAACCCAAGCATGCAGTCAGAGTGTACTGTGTTCCTGTCCTCTGTAAACTTCAGCACAGACAACAGATGACTGATGAAATCAAAGCACTTCTGCAGTATTCAGTATAGATATCTATCAGCTCTATATCACAAACACAGCTCGTCAGACTGGTTTTCCAGAAACTAATCAGGAAATCACATCTCTTACAGTATGCCTATTGTATATTCTTCAAGTGTTCGTAGATAACGCCCCACACTGGAGTAGTTCAAGACGACGTGCTCTCGTACCTGAGCCGTGGATTTCAGATGGTCTCGCATCCCGCCGTGATCCTGAAACACCAAACACACACTAACAGAAGTCAGACAACACTCACACAGTCCTGCTGCTTCTTGAGACAGAGATGTTGAGGAGTTGATGAGTGTTACCTGCGTTTGCTCATCTGCTGCAGAGACAGTCAGAGCCTCGCTGATCTTGTTCTACAGAgacacatgagagagagagagagatgctgaaaCAGAGCAACATTACTGCTGAGCTCCAGAAACATCACCGACAGATTGTGCTGATTCCTTAAagagactgtgagtgtgtgtgtgtgtgtgtgagcttgtgtgtgtgtatgtgtgtgtctgtctgtctgtctgtgtgtgtgtgtgtgagcgcgcgagtgtgtgtgtgtgtgtgagtgtgagtgtgcgtgtgtgtgtgcaagtgtgcgtgtgtgtgtgcatgcgtgagtgtgtgtgtgtgtgagcttgtgtgtgtgtgtgtgtctgtctgtgtgtgtgtgtgtgtgtgtctgtctgtctgtctgtctgtgtgtgtgtgtgtgtgtgtgtgtgtgtctgtctgtctgtctgtctgtgtgtgtgtgtgtgtgtgtgtgggcatgtttttgtgacatatcaggacacaactctgtataatgtcatgggtatgacacaggtattacaaggagagggtgacttatgaggacataacccatgtccccatttctcaaaacacttataaatcatacagaatgagtttttttgagaaagtaaaaatgcacaaagtttcctgtgagggttagggttaggtgtagggttggtgaagggacatagaatatacagtttctacagaataaacaccattacgcctatgggatgaacacactttacacaaaaacaaacatgtgtgtgtgtgcacgcgtgtgTGTACCTGTGAGGAAAACCTGAATGGATTTAGTTTTTGAATCATTCCCATAATTATTCCGGgatcctgaaaataaataaataataaataaataaaccaaccaAGGCCATCATCACATTTCCAGGTTATTATCTTTAACTAAAAACTAAAGTCATTAGTAAAATTgctacttggaaaaaaataaacaaaatgaaatgaaaacagtatCTGCAACATttcttaagttttattttatttttaaccatgttTCAAGAAATAACATCTTAAATGCATATCAGGTGAATGacatatgaacaaacccctcagcaAAAACCCTTTTTCTGTTATAATCTAATCTTCACCAGAGcatgaaaaactgttttttttttctcctgagtTGTCTTTCCTCTCTTTACTCATCACCTGCTGATAGGTTTTCCTGCTTCAACACATTCCTCAGAACCCGTTCCTGAGTGTTTTCAGAACAACATTCCTTCAAGCTGATGAATACTGACCTGTTTGTGTTGGGTCTCTCTGCTCTCTGCTGCCTCTCCTGTCCAGGAAGAAGAACTGCATACAGGTGTGTCCTACAGCAGAAACACACAATATATCAAAATGTGgaaaacatgaatgaataaaagAAAGAGAGTATGATGTCAGTACCGCATAGCCTAAAATAACAGATAATAATGAGAAACAATAAGCCTCACCTGTTTGCCATCATTATTCACTGAAGCTTTGGTTACAGCTGAGCTCTGCCATTAGAAAAGAGCGATATCAATAAtaagatttagattttattaggTCATATTCCAAACCtcaaagtcatttttaaaataaatgcacatattttttattattattgtttacgtttaacaaaagaaaacaaggcCAAAATCAAGAACGCCGAGCTACTGTACATTATGATTTACTACTGGGagtattttatgaattattatttatggaCAGATGCATGTCAAGTGACTGAAAACTCATTTGATCTGGCTTTTAATAAGAGTATGATTTCTTTATTACATCATTCAGCAGTCCAGTGTCCCTTTACTGAGGTCACTGAGGCCAAACACAATCCTTCATGTGAACTGTTACCTGTGACGAGGACTTGAAGGGATAGAGCTTCTGCATCACAGCAACCGCGTCAGTCCTTCCTGCTGAACACAACACGTAAGCAGCTTCACAAAAGAGTAATGACACCAACAATAAAGCTCTTCAATCAAAGAAGAGCTCATTAAACACTGACTGGCTGGACCGGACCGGACGGTCTGCTCGGGAGGGAGGCAGACGTGTGGATGCTCTCTTTATAGGCTATGGGTGTTTTATTACACTATTGAATTCATTTAACCAAAGgtctttattaaagtaattagtAGACACCAGTAGGTAACACTATGGTAAAGTGGTTAAACCGGCTCAAACTCAAACGAGGCAATCAGACCTAAACACACTTAGAGTAATGTCACAACACTGATGACGGACGAGCTGAAGCTGCTACTGTAAACACCTCAACACTGACCCCGCTGCACTGAGAACTAGATTTAACTCGTATGATGCATGTGTAAGTAATGGATCCTGAATATCAGTTATGTAACTTAAGGTCATCATGTAGGACAGGAGTTTTAAAACTGGGATTCACtaaattcagaggaaaaaagaagtGTATAAAATGGCTTAAAAAGAAGTTAACATTTGCCAGATTTAATATTCTTATGGCTTCATATTCAATTTTCAATTCTGTTGCCAGTCCTAGTTTCATAGACAAAAATAGATGCAAAATCAATATGTACTTATTGTTCATATCACCTGAATTTATACATGAATAAACATTCAGTTTTCGTTTAAAGCACAAACTTCTATAAAACAGCTCTGGAACAATATTTATACCGAAAACACAGTTAACTTATCATTGAATTGttcctcatttatttattttttccgtGACACCCACAAATATCACATTAATGGGCctttatacacaaaaataaatacataattgagCTGCCTTTTGAGAATTGATCATAATAAGtgttgcagatgtaaatgcagacgtcAAATAGTCGTCTCCGTGATGTAGTCCTACGTGTGCTGCACTACGTAACAAAAGACAGGATATGATAATAGAAATAGGAATTTATCCTGCTTTTAGGGTGACACGCCTTACAAACGCAAAGCAACAACACGTCACGAGTGAACGCCTTtcggctcatgaatattaattaggatTAAGGCTGACCGGAAGAGGAACGTCATCGTCATCTGATTAATAATCAGGAGCTGAGAGTCTACCCTGTTCTTTCGCTTCAGGCGACGGAGTTTACATAAACTTTTACTGGCACACGCGCACGTGTTTTGAAAGGAAATCTCTCTTCATTTGCGAACCACACGACACCGTATTAAAATACCGAGTCTTATAATACTGACAATACTCTCActgctgtttttcttctttcgACTTCCCCTTAAAGTTTCAAGTTTCATGACACAAAACACACCAAAAGTTAACCGCAAACAAACAATGCTTACCTTTACAATGCCCTGATCGTGAATGTCTTTTCTTTAAATCCTCttccaaaagaaaaagaaaaggaacgggaacaatcaaaccaaaacaaacagaACGCTGCGGTTTCCAGTGTTCTGAGACTATTTAAAGAAGCCGTTCGATTCACTGGCGTTCGACTGCAAACCAGCTCCTTACCTTAGAAGTGAACACAAAACATGACCTCAATCAAACAGTGTGTTCAGTCCAGAGGTGAACAGAGCCCTCTTTCACTGTAAAATCCACACACTCTTCCTCGAAAGGCACATGATCGCGGGGCGTGTttgaacaaaacttttatttccaCTCAAACTCCAGCTCTGATGTTCCTCACTGCATGCTTTAGTCTTAAATTTAGTCTCTCATGTGATCTGAgatgttttttggtttgtttttgaatCACACAGACAACAaagtatacatattttataaaaatgtattaaaagatcTTAATGAAAGTAACCTTCATTCCAGTATTGCACAACATCATGTCAAGACAtgaaaactttgtgtgtgtgtgtgtgtgtgtgtgtgtgtaacagcttTAGGGTTGTTAATAATACAATCTGTGCAAAAGCATATGaaagatttacataaaaatgcagtttaACCAAAGcctaaagcctttttttttttaaatagataaaagTGATTCTTGTCTGCGGCTTCATTCTCACCAAAAGCAGAACCAGATTGTGAACAAAAACTGGGCTTTAACCACAAACTGTGACCGCAGCACAGCAGTTGTACAATACAGATGCAATGTAATATCATCTGTTACTACATATCCTCATTTTGTAAAGCTGAAGTATTTCCTGTGAATGTGCGAGGCTTCCTCTATCAATAAACCATATAGCAACGTCtacaagatgtctgttaaagatctcatgatctggaaagcatctgctgtgtacaaacatctgatagacatctttaagatgtcagttttacatgcattcaaaatcataaacatcttattGAAATCTTATCAGGGAAATAACTACAATAATAAGCTCATAGCACACGTACATCACAGAGACGTCTGTTTGACGTCTGCAAGACGTGTTTTTTAGAGtgttgctcatctgcaatacatctACAGGACGTTTCCAATCAGATGTCACACagacgtttagaagatgtctgtaagatgtttatgatttcgaatgcatgtaaaactgacatctttgAGATGTCCATCAGATGTTtgcacacagcagatgctttccagatcaacctCTAATAGCACAATTTACATCTCAGAGACGTCTATTTGAGgtgtgcatttacatctgcaataCCTGTTTTTTAGgttgtttgctcatctgcaatacgtctataggACGCTTCCttttagatgtcaaatagatgtctataagatgtttatgatttggaATGAATGTAAGACgtctgtcagacgtttgtagacagcagatgctttccagatgaagtgaTCTTTAAGAGACGTCTTGCAGACAtgcgtgtgctatctgggtaagGAAGTGAGGAAGTTTTTGTGCTACAAACCATTGCGTTTATGAAAACGATAGTCAATTAAAATATAACAGGAAATACCAGTTTGCGATATCAAGCAGCATAACGAGTTGTTAGTAGGATACAGTTAAACATAATCGACTTCAGAAGCCACGCCCATTCAAATTACAAATGTCTGATAGAAATAATTTAAGGAATGTTCTTAGGAAACACAGCAATCCTGATGTGAATGTTCCTTATAACAAGTCTCTTAAATATTTATGTGGAGGAATCTTGTAATCGTTGACGTGCTGAATGGATTTCTTGTTTCATTGTATGCAGTAGATTTGCAGCAACAAAGCAGCTTGACTTCACTTCATctcaatgagagtccaaacttgCTTAAAATCACCATTCcattttatgcaaatgagcagcaACCACCAATGGGAGCGCGGAGATCTGACACCCAAAGCTTATCTGAGATGACTGCTAGATGTATCCGCCGGCGTCGAGCAGCTGTTCTCTGATGGAGTTGAGCTCCGCTAAACCTTCATGCAGCTGTTTGGCCAGACTCCGCACTTCGGCCGTCACCTCCTTCTTGCAGCCCTTCTTCACCTCCTTCAAGTCTTTGGTGAAGTACTTGTCTATTCCTTTCTGCAGACTGGCTAACTTGGCCAGCGTGCGTTGAATGAGTTCTTCCGCTCGCTCTACCGGGTCGCTAGCTAAGCTAATGGTCTGGAGTGCGCGTCTCACCTCCCAGTCGCCCGTGTAGTAGTTGTTTCGTCGCAGCAGCGGATGAGATCGCAGTCGACAGAGACCTTCAATGACGAATCGCAAACAGTGCTGCATTTCCACCAGCTGGGCCTCGTAGTCCATGATGATTATTTCAATCTTCTTACGGTCCTGCATTAAAACACGAGAGACCGCGACATTTCAAATATCAGAAAAGatttataaagtatatttaaaatgtacttatagtAACATAGGTTATTTGatgcattaattattaatgagCAATACACTTGTGGtagcatttatgtattttttgttggcgttagttattaaaataaatgcttattaGTTCATGTGaggtatattaaatataaaaacacaaataaaacacttttttaaagaaattatttgcTTAGAATTAGTTAGAGTAATAAATGCATTAGATGAATTGTAAGTTCATGTGAACTAATGTTAGCCAATAGAACCTTATTGTGAAGTTACCATTCACTTTACATAATTTTTACATTCACGCCACATTAAGGAAAGCATGGTGCTAgtaacaccaaggtcatgggttcgactCTCCGGCAATGCATGGACTAAtaaagtgcttttattttataaaatgcataatgtacTATATTGCCTAACTAAGAAACTTTAGTTGCATCTATTAATACGGTTAAAAAATAATAGCTATCATTAAATGGGCATCAAATTTTTGTGAAGTTTTACAATGCAAtccaattaccgtattttccggactataagtcgcacttttttcatagtttggctggtcaggtgcgacttatttatcaaaattaatttttcatGAACCGAgataaatgaaccaagagaaatcattaccgtctacagcctccAGAGGgtgcgccctctggtggctgtagatggtaatgttttcttttggttcatggTTCTGTGACTTAtaatccagtgcgacttatatatatatatatatatatgtttttttcctcatcatgacgtatttttggactgatgcgacttatacttaggtgcgacttatagtccgaaaaatacggtatttataTTTGCATGGCTTGGTATGAAGATTAGTTGATCCAATTTTTTTTGGAATTGATACTGCATAAACAAATGGTGAAAACTACATACGGTTGACGTTGAAAGTGTAGTAACCGAGCATGCCGTTCAGCGCTGGACATACGTACGTGCATGTTGTTGATGGTGTCTGAGAGGGAGGCGGAGGCGGCCGTGATGCCCCCCGCTGTAGCCACGCCCAGACCGACGGCCGAGATGATGATGGACGCTCCGAACGTGACGGGGATCAGAGCGAGCCCCACGATGGCCGCGGCTCCCCCCACAGCGGTGGTGGTTCCTCCTGTGATGTTGGCGATTTTAGCGTTGTGGTGGAAGTTGCTGAGGTCATCGGCGATACCGTATAAGATCAGCACGTGCTGGTAGAGCAGCTCGGCTCGCTCCATGAAGAGCTTCAGATACACGCGGAGGCCGCGGTGGACCCTATCAGCGACCGCTTTAAACGatctgacacagagacacagagaacggttaaaacaaacaaacacacaaacatacaagaGTTATGAGTGACACTTAAAAGATGAGACTAAACCAACACAACCCAACTCAATCtcacttcatttttattattatcattattattattccagaAAAAAAGACGGTTTActtctcaagtaaatttatctccatttaagaatgttaaaaatacatttaagatgcAACATGAtgaagttttgttttgttcgttttTTGGAGAAATTGACCAAAATAAAGTGAGTTTTTGTTGAAACAAGGAAAAAATATATCTGCCAATGggtttggaatatatatatatatatatatatatatatatatactgtacatacacacacacttactttttTGTGCTAAATTTAAGCATAAACTTACTTgatttctgtacatttctgtgGGGAAAACAGGCATCAAATttgcgtttttttgtttttttcttcaatgcaatgtttttaaaaataaaaaatgtaattatttgtaatacaaaaaaataaaataaaaaaaaataaaaaaaaaatatttgaaaaaaaaatatttgcaagttttaattttaagcataAATTCACTTTATTTTGGTAAATTTCTCAGAAAACTAGACTTctcagtaatcttttttttttttttttttttttacttaagaatGAGTTTTTGCTTGAAACAAGAATAAATAGCAGCTTATTGGGTCAGAAACATAATCTTGTTTTGCCATTTTTCTGACCCCAATGGcaccccccaccccaaaaaatGGAGTCTTACATGGTCTCTTCTTCTTTAGTGCTGATGGCCTCATCAGGACGTATTTCATCCCAAGCTGAAAACACAGACTGAATGTTAAACGAGTCGGATCTGATGTGTGTGAagtgaacgaatgaatgaatgaactcacACTCCACTGTGTTCCACCACTCCATCAGACTGTCAGTGTCCTgccaacacaacacacactgatcAATCAGGATCACAACACAAGGAAACATGAAGTTAACATGACAAGGAACGAGCACTGAccccttcatcctcctcctcctccagcttCTGCTCTTCCTCTTCATCTTTCAGCCGTCTCATGTCCATCTGAGCCGACAGCCACTCGGCCTGGAAGATTTCAAGAAATGAATTCAAGATGTTTAAAATGTCAGAAAAGatttatgtcaaataaaatatgttcttctgaactttctattcatctgtgaatcctgaaaaataaaatatatcacagtttccacaaaaatattgtgcagcgcagcggttttcaacattgataataatcagaaatgtaattgtaataatatttcaccatatttCCAGGTCGTGTAAGAATGACCATTAACTGTACCTTTGCAGCATCAGACAGGTGAAGGTCTCCTGGAGGACACTGAGAGAAGCAGAACTGATTACAGCAGATGAAGACGTACCGTAGTGAAAGAGTGGATTGAGAGGAACGCAGTGTTACCTTTGACCCTCTGTGGAGCGCCtcagtctctgtgtgtttctgtggttTATTGTCCTGTGTGAGAGGATAATCAGTGTTAAAGTGTGTGAGTGAACGGATCAGACGCATGACGATGAAGTGATGAAGTTACCAGTGTATATTCCTCCGCCGGCTCCACGTCTCCTGCTTTAAACAGATCTGCTCCCTTCTGAGGAGGAGATACCAGACATCAGTTTGATCCACATCTGAACGTTTATCAGGTGAGCTCGGAGGAAAGTCAGTCTCTCACCTTTGAGTCTCGATGTGACAGAAGAGGAGGCTTCTTCATCTGCAAAACAGTGTTAACTCCATCAGCCATAACTCACCACATTTACAATTAAACAGCATACAGTAACACTTACAGTAGAAGTGCACGAAGCCAGACAGTTACAAAAAATagatagaaatatttttaattgagtTCAGTCGTTtagaatttcacatttaattcagtgtggtACTTTCCATTTCTTCGTGACACTTGCAGAcagtaaacattaaatataatataataatataaaaaaaaaaaaaaaaaaaatacgtaatgaaaattgtttttgctctttttttccaGCACAAACAGTaaacattaaacaatattttggaattaaagaaacaaaaccttaagggaaataaaataattgaaaaaatatgataaaattataaacaaagcAATACATAAATActgaataaaagttatttatacaCCATTTATTTCAGTGCAGACAGTAAACattaaatatacacacaatatggaaattaaagattaaagataaaaaaatattataaatacataaatcttgagtgaaaattgtttctttttattttttgtgtgtgtgtgcagtcaataaagattacatatattatttgaaaattaaagaaacaaaacctaaagtgaaaaaaaaggattaaaaaataaaataaaagacaaataacCGTGAGGAAGTGAGAAGACGGGTTTGTTCACCTGTGAATCTCTGCCCTCGTTCATCTCAGCTTCTTCAAAACTCTAGAAGACACAAACATCAGAGAAATAACAAactattttatgaaattaattaactaaattaggaaatactattatatatatttaatggtaattcttattaattttctattaaaaaacaaatataacaactaaattacaacaaaatcactaaaacttaaaaaatatgaatcaaatatttaaaagtatgttAATGGTAATAAAATAAGGCAGGACTCCTGCGCTGGATGCTTCACCTTGGACTGTCTGCGATGCAGGCGAGGGAACTTTACTCTCTTCTGTACAGACAGTGGAGGAAAGAAGAAGAAGTCAAAGATGTAATAATGTCACGGTGATGCCGAGATCTTTCTGAATCCTCACCTGATGTTTCTCACTGGCGTCTGACGGTGTGAAGAGAGCCGAAGATCCACAGACGTCTGTCTCCAGATCTGCCTGAACACAACAAACCCTCTCCATCAGAAACCTCCGGGTCCTGAATCATGTTTACTGGTATAATTAGTGCTGCTCCTCACCTTTGAGTCCCACGCTGGACTCGTAACGCCGTTAGAGTATGATCTCTGAGGAAAAACACCAGGAGTGACATGAGCAATAGTGTGAGCAGAAGAACATCAGATTCTGTGAGGATAAAGCGTCTGAACCTGAGCACTGCGTCCAGCTTCAGACTTCAGGAGCGTGTCTGTCTGAAACAGAGATATGAGAGATATGAGTGAACAGACAGAGATCCTGAACCCGTGCGCTCGTCTGGACGTCTGCTCTACCTTCAACTCGTGACCCAACGCTCCCTTCAGGTCATCGAACCGCTCGCCGTCCTGAAAGCACAGGTTTAACAGTGTTCAGACACAAGAGCGAGCGCAGAGGATCATCAGTGTCATGTGACTCAGACAGACCTTCGTCGGAGGATGAGGAGTGAAGCCACAAGCTCCCTTCAGCTCAGCGTCAGCTCCGTCCTGTCAAACAGATCCAGTCCATGTTTTACAGTAAATTGGGTTAAAAATAAGATGAAACTGTCAAACTGACAATAATGCAgcacatgtttttaataaatacagtaatactgcTTCCAGTGAATAGTGAATTCAGATTTTCTCTTGTGAAAGCGGTTGTACCTTCAGATGAGGTGTTTCCTCCTGGGTTTGGTTCGTCCTGTCATGCTGTGAGCAGACACAGAAGAGTGTGTTCACACCAGAGAAGTGCTCAAACTGAAGAAACAGAGAGGTGTCAGCACTCACCCTGGACCGAGCGATGACAAACCCTCTGCGTGGAACAAACTGGACTCGCACTTTCTTTCTCCACTTCTGCTAAACACATGATAATAATACTGAGAGTGAAGGAAAGATGAAACAGGAGACAGACAGGAGGATCAGGATCTCTACCTGTCCATCAGTCTCCTCTGTGTTTGGCTCTTCATCATCCAGATGTGTGTCCATCTCTGGGCTCTACAACAGAAAACATCTGTGTTACTCAGAGTCTCGGCTCAACTCAGTGGAGCTCACACACCGAGGTCATCTGCTGGACACACACCGTCCACATCCTCAAACACAGATCAGAAACCTGACAATCTTCTGCATCTCTTCTCTGATAATGGATTTATTCtcctttttgtttttgaagttGGCATTCATACTCAGacaatatacgtatatatatatatatatggcttatTTGTGTACAcacaacaaataaatgtaatatacagtatatacggTCATAATTTTAGGGAAAGGACTTGCACCACTAGAGTATGCTGCTTTGGGAAAAGAAGTGCAAGTTATTATACTGTTTGATTCATGTGTTATTATTTCTATACAATTAGCAATCCAGATTCATATCGGTCTGTTGACTTTGATACGTTTGATATGACTGTTTTGACTTTGAGATCAAATAACCACTGATCAATATCAGTAACTCTTATCAGACACTCTCTCCTGTCAgaaaatgtgagtgtgtgtgagtgtgtgtgtgtgtgcgtgtgtgtgtgtcactctgaTCTATCCGAGGTGGAGTTTGGTGTCAGTATAGAGCCTAAGATCAGAGAGAAACAAACCAAAACCAGTTTGACCTGATGACTGTCACGGACTGAAGCACCAGGATCCAGATCTTCCTCCAGAGAGCGATCTTTGGAGAAGGACTGCAAACAGCAGAGACATGCTTTCAGATAATAATATCAGGTGAATATGAGCATGATGTGTCAACAGATGATGGTTCTATAAATGGTTAACATTTCTGCAAACACCCTGGAGCAAAGATTAAAAGATGTGGATCAAACCATTCAAAAAATGAGCCAAAAGCTTTGATTCATGTTAGTCCTCAATGTGTTAAGAACAGCTTCTGGTTGGCTTATGAATTTAAAATCTAGGCTTTAAACTAAAGCACACATTATATTTCTCatgaacatgcaaacacacagaaCATATCACCTTTGATGGTCGGTGTGGCACAGGAGGGTTGAATTTATGTGGCTGCTtctgttacaaataaaataaaataatattcattttagAGAGCAGACACAGAGTTCATATCACAGCACACAACAACTCAAAGtgaaatattgtgtgtttttaccGGTTTGCAGTCCACATCTTCTGCTTTCTTCTCTCTCAAACGCTCGAGATCATCGTGTTTCCATGAGGAGGTTAAATCATCCTAATATCACAATTAAATGTGTTCAGTTCAACTGCTTCTCATATCTAACATCAGGAAACTGATAACTGTAAGGAACAAACCTTATAGTCTGGAGCTTCAGCTGACTTCACCTGAAGATGGAAATGAATATCATAATCATGAACGATATCATGTGTTAAAGCTGGCTtgacaaaatattataaattactgGCAGATAGTTTTCCCACCAGCCAATAAAAATACCAGATTTGCTGTAGAACAAAATATCAAAGGATCTTtcagtattttcaaatgtaaaagcCTCACGTCTTTTAATTCTCAGATGAGAATTGTGCTGTAGTAGTTTACTGTGGTAATTATCTATCTGAAGTaatgtattgcattttaaataccTGACAAGATCAATGAATCATctcttcttccattcattgcaaagacacttgagcgggcagtgttcaaccagctttctatgttccttgtacagaacaacctcctggacagcaaccaatctggcttcaaaagtggccactcaactgagactgctctgctctcggttactgaagccctgcgactagcaagagcagcttcaaaatcctctgtactctcctgtgggttaagtcctacctctctgacagatccttcagtgtgtcttggaggggtgatgtttctaagtcacaacaccttgctactggggttcctcaaggctcagtacttggaccacttctcttctccatctacatgacg
This portion of the Carassius auratus strain Wakin unplaced genomic scaffold, ASM336829v1 scaf_tig00018794, whole genome shotgun sequence genome encodes:
- the LOC113076105 gene encoding uncharacterized protein LOC113076105 isoform X1; this translates as MDGDSLFGVSALIMENGISSVSWNPFSSDDQKHWTSPANGDRGAVETVRENHSDQDCDVKTESSVLPNTTSLTKSDSVHQTAQFSDDPFPAPDWVSFPPPESFKDHTANGFRSTSDTRSEEIDIFQPYKEKADTDFNQNAESWPSSNQNAESWPSSNQNAESWPSSNQSTESWPSSNQNTECWPSSNQNAESWPSSNQNAESWPSSNQNAESWPSSHQKDPLLEYILSRGKTFPAPASEPPSVNQEASSKADGFLKAPSASSSPFVSDTNDIFKRSEVSDIQALDPLFAPQTEVRSSQKSEEDLLLSRQDEAHDVSTDRVLQETPALASSSTNLSNGDLMFRRRPPRAAPRSKAPKPPALPQITSTEMERDPLVYEDVLLIGQENCVEDWPEHSPELSPDWKPAGRLRLRRDSVRIPAASAGGGEEGLKKSGRQSLGRRLRHSLLIRRSSKDKSGDEVKSPETNSVSLNPGSKLINGTEEFFAQDEEQNEAAEYKSKKPSKPKIITLRRSSKVKSAEAPDYKDDLTSSWKHDDLERLREKKAEDVDCKPKQPHKFNPPVPHRPSKSFSKDRSLEEDLDPGASVRDSHQVKLVLSPEMDTHLDDEEPNTEETDGQQKWRKKVRVQFVPRRGFVIARSRHDRTNQTQEETPHLKDGADAELKGACGFTPHPPTKDGERFDDLKGALGHELKTDTLLKSEAGRSAQRSYSNGVTSPAWDSKADLETDVCGSSALFTPSDASEKHQKRVKFPRLHRRQSKSFEEAEMNEGRDSQMKKPPLLSHRDSKKGADLFKAGDVEPAEEYTLDNKPQKHTETEALHRGSKCPPGDLHLSDAAKAEWLSAQMDMRRLKDEEEEQKLEEEEDEGDTDSLMEWWNTVESWDEIRPDEAISTKEEETISFKAVADRVHRGLRVYLKLFMERAELLYQHVLILYGIADDLSNFHHNAKIANITGGTTTAVGGAAAIVGLALIPVTFGASIIISAVGLGVATAGGITAASASLSDTINNMHDRKKIEIIIMDYEAQLVEMQHCLRFVIEGLCRLRSHPLLRRNNYYTGDWEVRRALQTISLASDPVERAEELIQRTLAKLASLQKGIDKYFTKDLKEVKKGCKKEVTAEVRSLAKQLHEGLAELNSIREQLLDAGGYI